A portion of the Adhaeribacter radiodurans genome contains these proteins:
- a CDS encoding CHAT domain-containing protein, whose translation MKASLVIAVALAFFSIRFVQAQNKPIKYDPALARKWYNQALNLQEKGDYNSSILLFEKASALYKKHSQWTKQIDCDNEFSHTLFMMGRYNEALQTANQTLQESLEKFKGDSTKIVKSYINLGNVLQVKGEFEKALAYQVTALRIRRSIFGDTHPDVANSYDQIGTIYFDKGEYDKSLGFHLKSLQIKRILFTETNPNIANSYHYIGGIYLLKSEIDKALEYFNKAVQIRRAAFGEIHKDVAFTYNNIGNTYHQKSEYGTALEYHQKALYIRRLVFGEMHPNVADSYNNIGNVLQVKGEFNKALEYHQKALYIRRTALGENHADVAQSYNYMGIIYQAKGEFDKSLEYHHTALNIRRSALGESSAGVADSYNQLGNVYYDKGEYEKALEYYQKSLYIRRAVFGETHQGVANSYQNMGRMYFIKGEYDQALEFHQQSLHIRRKVFGEKHPNVAFAYNNIGNTYLEKGEYDKALEYHQKALQIRQAVLGETHLRVANSYNDIGNVLAVKGEYDNALEYYQKSLDIRHRALNEIHPDVAESYNKIGMVYQSKREYEKASHYHQKALQSYRGAFGKTHPSVADAYYQLGNVNFHEGAYTQALQQYQQAITAIVPSFSDTTITFNPVFKSQTNSFLVSKTLLTSLQAKAKVLEVQFNQSHNLPDLLLAYQTSCSADSLAHRTQQNFERESDKVAFTSSSVVLYQQALALCLKLYRFTKNKNYLNKAFYFAERGKASVLMTSLAESKAKTFAGIPDSLLKQDQVIRTQIAQYSQRLAGERTKTNEGDSSKLQNYESQLFSIRRQQESLIQQFEEFYPQYYALKYQSATVTPNQLQSQLDTKTALLEYVVSDTLLQVFIVGRDFFKVESVPLDSLFRRRLTAFREGILLQDQDLYEQVAYSLFKILIPSNLPKSINSLIIIPAGELTSLPFEALLTKPADGNLSKPAAYLLSKYTISYAYSAWLLYQRFTQEKATPIKNLLAMAPVFVDSLNDGNDSTILPNTSLQKSSLESTSGTITDNRGILSNTTEQPFSKSNSRKHGVSSKAINSKSLGSRSFRNQEIPPLIASEQEVKTIAHLFQSKGARAKVYLHHQASEEQIKNEEVSGYNYIHLATHGFANEKYPELSGLLFSQGSSNQEDGTLYTGEIYNMRLKAELVTLSACETGLGKLVRGEGVIGLTRALLYAGAKNVVVSLWNVNDGSTAVLMENFYKALLAGYDKAQALQIAKQKLIQQSRYNQPFYWAPFVLIGK comes from the coding sequence ATGAAAGCTTCTCTGGTAATTGCTGTTGCTCTTGCTTTTTTTAGTATCCGGTTTGTTCAAGCTCAAAATAAGCCTATTAAGTACGATCCTGCCCTTGCTCGCAAGTGGTATAACCAGGCATTAAATTTACAGGAAAAAGGCGATTATAACAGTTCTATTCTTTTATTTGAAAAGGCATCGGCTTTATATAAAAAACATAGCCAATGGACCAAGCAAATAGACTGCGATAACGAGTTCTCGCATACTCTTTTTATGATGGGCCGGTACAATGAGGCGCTGCAAACGGCGAATCAGACCTTGCAGGAAAGCTTAGAAAAATTTAAAGGCGATTCTACTAAAATAGTAAAAAGTTATATTAACCTGGGCAATGTACTTCAGGTGAAAGGCGAATTTGAAAAAGCTTTAGCTTACCAGGTAACAGCCCTGCGTATCCGGCGCTCTATCTTTGGCGATACCCACCCCGATGTAGCTAACTCTTACGACCAAATAGGAACCATTTACTTCGATAAAGGAGAGTACGATAAATCCTTAGGGTTTCACCTGAAATCATTACAAATCAAGCGCATCTTATTTACCGAGACAAATCCCAATATTGCTAATTCCTACCATTACATAGGAGGTATTTATTTACTTAAAAGTGAGATTGATAAAGCCTTAGAATACTTTAATAAGGCCGTGCAGATCAGGCGGGCTGCCTTTGGCGAAATTCATAAAGATGTAGCTTTTACCTATAACAATATAGGCAACACTTACCACCAGAAAAGCGAATATGGCACAGCCTTAGAATACCATCAAAAGGCATTATACATCCGGCGGTTAGTATTTGGCGAGATGCACCCGAATGTAGCTGACTCTTACAACAATATTGGCAACGTACTTCAAGTGAAAGGCGAGTTCAATAAAGCTTTGGAGTATCATCAGAAAGCTTTATATATCCGGCGCACGGCTTTAGGTGAAAACCACGCAGATGTAGCGCAATCTTATAACTATATGGGAATTATTTACCAGGCCAAAGGCGAATTTGATAAGAGCCTGGAATACCATCATACCGCCTTAAACATCAGGCGTTCTGCCTTAGGAGAATCGAGTGCAGGAGTAGCCGACTCTTACAACCAACTAGGCAACGTATATTACGACAAAGGAGAGTACGAGAAAGCTTTGGAGTATTACCAAAAATCATTGTATATCCGGCGTGCTGTTTTTGGAGAAACGCACCAAGGCGTAGCAAACTCTTACCAAAACATGGGCCGAATGTACTTTATAAAAGGCGAGTACGATCAAGCTTTAGAATTCCATCAGCAATCCTTGCACATCCGGCGGAAAGTTTTCGGGGAAAAACATCCTAATGTTGCTTTCGCTTATAACAACATAGGCAATACTTACCTCGAGAAAGGCGAATACGATAAAGCTTTAGAATACCATCAAAAAGCTTTGCAAATCAGGCAGGCTGTATTAGGTGAAACGCATCTTAGAGTAGCTAACTCGTACAACGATATAGGCAATGTATTAGCAGTTAAAGGCGAATACGATAATGCTTTGGAGTATTACCAAAAGAGTTTAGATATAAGACATAGGGCTTTAAACGAAATACACCCGGATGTAGCGGAGTCTTATAATAAAATAGGCATGGTATACCAGAGTAAAAGGGAGTACGAAAAAGCCTCGCATTACCACCAAAAAGCTTTACAGAGTTACCGGGGAGCTTTCGGCAAAACGCACCCTAGCGTTGCGGATGCTTACTACCAATTGGGCAATGTAAATTTTCACGAAGGCGCGTATACCCAAGCATTACAGCAATACCAACAAGCTATTACAGCTATTGTACCTTCTTTCTCCGATACCACCATTACTTTTAATCCCGTATTTAAAAGTCAGACAAATTCTTTTCTCGTTTCCAAAACCTTACTTACCTCCCTGCAGGCTAAAGCTAAGGTTTTGGAAGTACAATTTAATCAATCGCATAATTTACCGGATTTACTGCTGGCTTACCAAACTTCCTGCTCCGCTGATTCTTTGGCTCATAGAACTCAGCAAAACTTTGAAAGAGAAAGTGATAAAGTAGCTTTTACTTCTAGCTCAGTAGTGTTGTATCAACAAGCTTTGGCTTTATGCCTGAAATTATACCGTTTTACGAAAAATAAAAATTACTTAAATAAAGCTTTTTACTTTGCTGAGCGGGGTAAAGCCAGTGTTCTCATGACTTCATTGGCGGAGTCTAAGGCCAAAACCTTCGCCGGTATTCCAGATTCTTTGTTAAAACAAGATCAGGTTATTCGTACCCAAATTGCTCAATATTCCCAACGCTTGGCCGGCGAGCGAACCAAAACCAATGAAGGCGATAGTAGTAAGTTGCAAAATTACGAAAGCCAATTATTTAGTATCCGCCGTCAGCAGGAAAGCCTGATTCAGCAGTTTGAGGAATTCTATCCACAATATTATGCCCTTAAATATCAATCTGCCACTGTTACTCCCAATCAGTTACAAAGCCAGCTAGATACTAAAACGGCTTTATTAGAATATGTGGTAAGCGATACGCTTCTGCAGGTATTTATAGTTGGCCGTGATTTTTTTAAGGTTGAATCCGTTCCTTTGGATAGTCTTTTTCGTCGACGGTTAACTGCCTTTAGAGAAGGAATTCTCTTGCAGGATCAGGATTTGTACGAACAGGTAGCCTACAGCCTTTTTAAAATATTGATTCCGTCTAACCTGCCGAAATCCATAAACTCATTAATTATTATTCCGGCCGGCGAATTAACTTCCTTACCTTTTGAAGCCTTACTTACTAAACCCGCTGACGGAAATTTAAGCAAACCCGCCGCTTACTTATTAAGCAAATATACTATTAGTTATGCTTACTCTGCCTGGCTGCTTTATCAGCGATTTACTCAGGAGAAAGCCACACCAATCAAGAATTTGCTTGCTATGGCTCCCGTGTTTGTTGATTCTTTAAATGATGGAAACGATTCTACTATTTTGCCGAATACTTCGTTACAAAAATCCAGTTTAGAGAGTACGTCCGGTACTATTACAGATAATAGGGGAATACTCTCTAACACAACAGAGCAACCTTTTTCAAAATCTAACTCCCGAAAGCACGGCGTAAGCTCCAAGGCCATAAATAGTAAATCCCTAGGCAGTCGGTCATTCCGGAATCAGGAAATTCCGCCGTTAATTGCTTCGGAACAGGAAGTTAAAACAATTGCCCACTTGTTTCAGAGCAAAGGCGCAAGGGCAAAAGTATACCTGCATCATCAAGCCAGTGAAGAACAAATTAAAAACGAAGAAGTCTCCGGCTATAATTACATTCATTTGGCAACGCATGGGTTTGCCAACGAGAAGTATCCGGAACTATCCGGCTTGCTGTTTAGCCAGGGGAGTAGCAATCAGGAAGATGGAACTTTATATACCGGCGAAATTTACAACATGCGTTTGAAAGCAGAATTGGTTACCCTTTCGGCCTGCGAAACGGGTTTAGGCAAACTTGTCCGTGGGGAAGGGGTTATTGGTTTAACCAGAGCTTTACTTTACGCCGGGGCCAAGAATGTAGTAGTTTCTCTTTGGAACGTAAATGATGGTTCTACGGCCGTGTTAATGGAGAATTTTTACAAAGCCCTTCTTGCCGGATACGATAAGGCTCAGGCACTACAAATAGCGAAGCAAAAGTTAATACAACAAAGCCGTTATAATCAACCTTTTTATTGGGCACCATTTGTTTTAATTGGTAAGTAA
- a CDS encoding xanthine dehydrogenase family protein molybdopterin-binding subunit, producing MNSKEIANGSAASQPEQLTTPSGQEMSRRKFFKWLGGGLAVALVLPKTFVQAELGATALAAKKIPTEQIGAWLHIGQEGTVTVFTGKVEVGQNIRTSLAQVVAEELRVPVTSIKMIMGDTDLVPYDAGTFGSRSTPAMGSQLRKAAVAARETLLNLAAQELKVKKSTLKAENSKITHVASRKTLSYGELAKGKQLLQIISEGAPATPVNQWKIAGTSVPKVNGRDYLTGKHKYVSDMKLPGMLYGKVLRPPAYGATLQALDASAAKAITGVTVVHEGDFVGVTATNIATATKAIAAIKAQWKTTSQPSRPEIFTYLKNKASAGQENGRDAGINKGNIQQGLASADKTLKETYQVDYIAHAPMEPRAALAHWENGKLTVYTGTQRPFGVQSDLAEEFKIPEEKVRVIMPDTGSAYGGKHSGEAASEAAKLAKVTGKPVKLTWTRPEEFTWAYFRPAGVIEVSSGVKNDGTITAWEFHNYNSGGSGMHTPYEVANQQIQFHPSDSPLNQGSYRGLAATANIFVLESQMNDLAQLVNQEPLAFRLQNLKEPRLRAVLEAAAKAFNWGKSKPAPGHGFGIAGGTEKGGFTATCAEVAVDQTSGQVKVIRTVTAFECGAIINPEHLDNQIMGAIVQGLGGALFEAVDFENGKILNPTFAQYRVPRFKDVPTVQIIQLNRPDLPSVGAGEAPIVAIAPAIRNAIADATGLKLKTLPLAPNGLSAYLKKS from the coding sequence ATGAACTCTAAAGAGATAGCAAATGGCTCAGCAGCCAGTCAACCGGAACAATTAACTACTCCTTCCGGTCAGGAAATGAGCCGACGAAAGTTTTTTAAATGGCTGGGTGGTGGATTGGCGGTAGCCTTGGTACTACCAAAAACCTTCGTTCAAGCGGAGCTAGGCGCAACAGCATTGGCCGCCAAAAAGATTCCTACTGAACAAATTGGGGCGTGGCTGCATATTGGCCAGGAAGGTACCGTTACGGTGTTTACCGGTAAAGTAGAAGTAGGGCAGAATATCCGGACTTCGTTGGCCCAGGTAGTTGCCGAAGAATTGCGCGTACCCGTAACCTCGATAAAAATGATAATGGGCGATACGGATTTGGTGCCTTACGATGCCGGAACTTTTGGCAGCCGCAGTACCCCGGCTATGGGTAGTCAGCTCCGGAAAGCTGCTGTTGCTGCCCGTGAAACTTTACTGAATTTAGCCGCTCAGGAATTAAAAGTTAAAAAAAGTACTCTGAAAGCCGAAAATAGTAAAATTACTCATGTGGCCAGCCGCAAAACGTTAAGCTACGGCGAATTAGCCAAAGGGAAACAGTTGTTGCAAATCATTTCCGAAGGAGCACCAGCTACCCCGGTAAACCAATGGAAGATTGCCGGAACCTCGGTACCTAAAGTAAACGGACGCGATTACTTAACTGGTAAGCATAAATACGTTTCGGATATGAAATTACCCGGAATGTTATACGGCAAAGTTTTACGGCCACCTGCCTACGGCGCAACTTTACAAGCATTGGATGCAAGTGCCGCTAAAGCTATAACGGGCGTTACCGTAGTACACGAAGGAGATTTTGTGGGTGTAACGGCTACCAATATAGCAACGGCCACTAAGGCCATAGCTGCCATTAAAGCGCAATGGAAAACTACTTCGCAACCTTCCCGTCCGGAAATATTTACATATCTCAAAAATAAAGCCTCCGCAGGGCAGGAAAACGGACGCGATGCAGGTATTAACAAAGGCAACATACAACAAGGATTAGCTTCGGCAGATAAAACTTTAAAAGAAACGTACCAGGTAGATTACATTGCCCATGCGCCCATGGAACCCCGGGCGGCGCTGGCGCATTGGGAAAACGGAAAGCTTACTGTTTATACGGGTACCCAACGACCATTTGGCGTACAAAGCGATTTAGCCGAAGAATTTAAAATTCCGGAAGAAAAGGTGCGGGTAATTATGCCCGATACCGGTTCGGCTTACGGCGGCAAACATTCGGGGGAGGCGGCCTCAGAAGCTGCAAAGTTGGCGAAAGTTACTGGTAAACCCGTTAAACTCACCTGGACCCGGCCCGAAGAATTTACCTGGGCTTATTTCCGTCCGGCCGGTGTAATTGAAGTAAGCAGTGGGGTAAAGAACGACGGTACTATTACGGCTTGGGAGTTTCATAATTATAATTCCGGCGGCTCGGGCATGCATACGCCTTACGAAGTAGCTAACCAGCAGATTCAGTTTCATCCATCAGATTCACCTTTAAATCAAGGTTCTTACCGGGGGCTAGCCGCCACAGCCAATATTTTTGTGTTGGAATCGCAAATGAACGATTTGGCGCAATTAGTAAATCAGGAACCACTAGCCTTTCGGTTACAGAATTTAAAAGAACCGCGGTTACGAGCCGTTTTAGAAGCCGCTGCTAAAGCTTTTAACTGGGGTAAAAGCAAACCTGCCCCGGGCCATGGTTTCGGGATTGCGGGTGGTACCGAAAAAGGCGGCTTTACCGCAACCTGCGCCGAAGTAGCCGTTGACCAAACCAGCGGGCAAGTAAAGGTTATTCGTACGGTTACTGCTTTTGAATGCGGTGCTATAATTAACCCCGAGCACTTAGATAATCAAATTATGGGAGCCATTGTGCAAGGGTTGGGCGGTGCCTTGTTTGAAGCCGTAGATTTTGAAAACGGCAAAATCTTAAATCCTACTTTTGCGCAATACCGGGTACCACGGTTTAAGGATGTTCCTACAGTCCAGATTATTCAACTAAACCGCCCCGATTTACCTTCGGTTGGTGCTGGCGAAGCCCCCATTGTAGCCATTGCTCCCGCCATCCGGAACGCAATTGCCGATGCCACCGGCTTGAAGTTAAAAACCTTGCCCCTGGCACCAAACGGCTTATCGGCTTACCTTAAAAAGAGCTGA
- a CDS encoding (2Fe-2S)-binding protein, which translates to MELQINGVKRLSQAAPETSLLSVLRDEFDLTGTKYGCGEGQCGACTVLLEGKAIRSCRTPISSLTGKEITTIEGLEKNGRLHPVQEAYLKVDVFQCGYCASGMVLSTVALLKNNPHPTQEQIINFMNGNICRCGTYPRIIQAIQEAASQA; encoded by the coding sequence ATGGAGCTTCAGATAAATGGAGTCAAGCGCCTTAGCCAGGCAGCCCCGGAAACGAGTTTGCTAAGCGTTTTACGCGACGAATTTGATTTAACCGGTACCAAATACGGGTGCGGCGAAGGGCAGTGCGGAGCCTGCACCGTATTACTAGAAGGTAAAGCCATTCGCTCCTGCCGTACCCCCATCAGCTCTCTGACGGGTAAAGAAATTACTACTATTGAAGGGCTTGAAAAAAACGGACGTTTGCACCCGGTACAAGAAGCGTATTTAAAAGTAGATGTATTTCAATGCGGCTACTGTGCTTCCGGTATGGTACTATCTACGGTAGCTTTACTCAAAAACAATCCCCATCCTACGCAGGAACAAATTATTAATTTTATGAACGGCAATATTTGCCGCTGTGGTACTTATCCGCGCATTATTCAGGCCATTCAGGAAGCTGCCTCGCAGGCATAA
- the parS gene encoding type II RES/Xre toxin-antitoxin system antitoxin produces MDLLLGTSGASDSFAVVEQARAGVARGKADELAHQVGLTDKEMARILNLSERTLHRLRPEALLDNNASERLLLLKSLLRHGLSVFDGRADVLGRWLRVPLSELRRQAPLALLDTATGFGMVHAVLGRIEHGIYA; encoded by the coding sequence ATGGATTTACTTTTAGGAACAAGTGGTGCCAGTGATAGTTTTGCCGTAGTAGAGCAAGCTCGTGCCGGCGTAGCGCGCGGAAAAGCCGATGAGTTAGCCCATCAGGTTGGGCTCACCGATAAGGAAATGGCGCGCATACTTAATCTTTCCGAGCGAACCCTGCACCGGCTTCGGCCCGAAGCCCTGCTGGATAATAATGCTTCTGAACGGTTGTTGTTACTAAAAAGCCTGCTTCGTCATGGATTAAGTGTTTTTGATGGACGGGCGGATGTACTAGGGCGTTGGTTGCGGGTTCCCTTGTCCGAACTCCGACGCCAGGCTCCCCTTGCACTGCTGGATACCGCTACTGGTTTTGGGATGGTGCATGCCGTACTAGGACGCATTGAACACGGCATTTATGCCTGA
- a CDS encoding RES family NAD+ phosphorylase yields the protein MPESSTSLSTTARPIVAYRLVKERFINSPLSTEGARQYGGRWNPPGVGILYTSASPELALLEQLVHLPTLPYEDLPRLFLLTLALPELPVPLPELPPNWREEADYQANYQVLAEWLAHPKVLALEVPSAVVVESKNYLLHPRHSAYTRIEIISTSPFNIDPRLWRDRQPGN from the coding sequence ATGCCTGAAAGTAGTACTTCCCTTTCTACTACGGCACGACCAATAGTAGCTTACCGGTTAGTAAAAGAACGCTTTATAAATTCGCCTTTATCTACGGAAGGAGCCCGGCAATATGGTGGTCGCTGGAACCCTCCTGGAGTAGGAATTTTATACACTTCGGCGAGTCCGGAATTGGCTTTACTGGAGCAATTGGTTCATTTACCTACTTTACCCTACGAGGATTTACCCCGATTATTCTTACTTACTTTAGCTTTGCCGGAGTTACCGGTTCCCTTACCGGAACTTCCACCAAACTGGCGCGAAGAAGCCGATTACCAGGCCAATTATCAGGTACTAGCCGAGTGGTTAGCCCACCCTAAAGTACTGGCGCTGGAAGTACCATCGGCCGTAGTAGTAGAATCTAAAAATTACCTGCTACACCCGCGTCACTCGGCGTACACCCGCATAGAAATTATTAGTACATCTCCGTTTAACATTGATCCACGCTTGTGGCGCGACCGTCAGCCGGGAAATTAA